TATGACTTATGAGTTATTAGTTATGAATTGGATGAATTTTCAGAGGTAACTCATAATTCATAAGTCATAACTAATAATTCAGGGAAGTTTATGCTTCAATAGCCATTGATAGATTTCGGGATTTGAATAGGTGGCATCCCATGCGTTGTGGTTGCCACCTTCGTATATTGTGAGTATAGCTTCCACTCCACATTTCTTTGTTGCGTTTATCATTCTTTCTGATTCTGAGAGAGGAACCACATCGTCTTTCTCACCGTGGAATGCCCAGGTTGGTACTCCACCGACTTCGCAGATGCGATGAGGGAGTCCGCCGCCACATACGGGAATTATGGCTGCTATTCTTTTTGGTGCCTCCAAAGCCATCGCCCAGGTTCCATATCCACCCATGCTTAAGCCCGTAACATAAATTCTTGATTTGTCAACTCTGTATTTTGTTTCGAGGAAATCGAGAAGAGCCACAAGGTCAGATCCTTTCCACCACTCTTTGGGTTTGCATTGAGGAGCAATAACAATAAACGGAAACTTCTCACCTTTTTCGATATGTTTCGGCACGCCGTGTGTTTTCACAAGTTCAAGATTTTCTCCTCTTTCGCCTGATCCGTGCAAAAATATCAGAAGTGGATATGTCTGACTGGTTTCCGAGTAGCCGTCAGGCAGGTATTCGAGAAAAT
The nucleotide sequence above comes from Ignavibacteria bacterium. Encoded proteins:
- a CDS encoding prolyl oligopeptidase family serine peptidase — translated: MKKITLLSMIFLSTAIFPQIMKPQQFSGKVEKDVSFDFLEYLPDGYSETSQTYPLLIFLHGSGERGENLELVKTHGVPKHIEKGEKFPFIVIAPQCKPKEWWKGSDLVALLDFLETKYRVDKSRIYVTGLSMGGYGTWAMALEAPKRIAAIIPVCGGGLPHRICEVGGVPTWAFHGEKDDVVPLSESERMINATKKCGVEAILTIYEGGNHNAWDATYSNPEIYQWLLKHKLP